From a single Pasteurella atlantica genomic region:
- the tsaB gene encoding tRNA (adenosine(37)-N6)-threonylcarbamoyltransferase complex dimerization subunit type 1 TsaB produces the protein MLKTILVIDTATESCSVALLHKEKITTLNELSPRSHTQRILPMVDELLNNANIQLSEVDALAFGRGPGSFTGVRVGVSVAQGLAFGANLPVIPVSNLTTMAQQAYQQLGAKNVICLIDARMNEVYFSQLTKTENGWKEVIQEQVCTPEKAIEQIQQSKIQNCVVVGTGWNAYSQFKESNLEVTETDITLPQAEFMLPLAQIELVKGNTQRALDIEPIYLRNEVTWKKLPNKQ, from the coding sequence ATGTTGAAAACAATTTTAGTGATAGATACTGCCACAGAATCCTGTTCTGTGGCTTTGTTGCATAAAGAGAAAATTACCACTTTGAATGAATTAAGCCCTCGTAGTCATACACAACGCATTTTACCTATGGTTGATGAACTATTAAACAATGCCAATATTCAATTATCCGAAGTTGATGCCCTTGCATTTGGACGTGGACCAGGTAGTTTCACGGGGGTACGCGTTGGTGTCAGTGTTGCACAAGGCTTAGCTTTTGGTGCAAATTTACCTGTTATCCCTGTTTCAAACCTAACCACAATGGCACAACAAGCCTATCAACAGCTTGGTGCAAAAAATGTAATTTGTTTAATTGATGCAAGAATGAACGAGGTTTATTTCTCACAGCTAACCAAAACAGAAAATGGTTGGAAAGAGGTAATTCAAGAACAAGTTTGTACCCCTGAAAAAGCCATTGAGCAAATTCAACAAAGTAAAATACAAAATTGTGTGGTAGTGGGTACTGGCTGGAATGCTTATTCTCAGTTTAAAGAGAGTAATTTAGAGGTAACCGAAACAGATATAACTCTGCCACAGGCTGAGTTTATGTTGCCTTTAGCTCAAATTGAATTAGTAAAAGGAAATACGCAAAGGGCGTTAGATATTGAACCAATTTATTTAAGGAATGAAGTAACTTGGAAGAAGTTGCCTAATAAACAGTAG
- a CDS encoding class I SAM-dependent methyltransferase: MEKDWSPIAKKFDKFQHYIAGEETISQIIAKLSQLKELGNVVEFGCGTGHYTKMLATNCNTILATDISEQMIEIAKTNLIEFDNISVQQTNCYSTNLAESSYDTVFMANLIHVVSQPEKALAEAYRLLKPNGKLIIVSYTTDGMTYINILKMIYRYLKVFGKPPKGGTKFGLNTLINFVNIHRFSVEEAKLLGDKQSKAMFVIAKKSS, translated from the coding sequence ATGGAAAAAGATTGGTCTCCAATAGCAAAAAAATTTGATAAGTTTCAACACTATATTGCAGGTGAAGAAACAATCTCTCAAATTATAGCAAAACTTTCACAGCTAAAAGAATTAGGAAATGTCGTAGAATTTGGTTGTGGCACGGGTCATTACACTAAAATGTTAGCCACTAACTGTAACACAATTTTAGCCACTGATATTTCAGAACAAATGATTGAAATTGCTAAAACAAACTTAATTGAATTTGACAATATAAGTGTACAACAAACTAATTGTTACTCAACTAACCTTGCTGAAAGTAGCTACGATACGGTATTTATGGCAAATTTAATTCACGTTGTTAGCCAACCTGAAAAAGCCCTAGCCGAAGCATATCGTTTATTAAAACCAAATGGTAAATTGATTATAGTTTCATACACAACAGATGGTATGACCTATATTAACATTCTCAAAATGATCTACCGATATTTAAAAGTATTTGGCAAACCACCAAAAGGAGGAACAAAGTTTGGTTTAAATACACTTATAAATTTTGTGAATATTCACCGATTCAGTGTTGAAGAAGCTAAACTACTAGGTGATAAACAAAGTAAAGCAATGTTTGTAATAGCTAAAAAATCATCTTAA
- a CDS encoding ABC transporter ATP-binding protein codes for MIKFFQNHFALSETGAKDLRTAIFWRTLLNLSMMLPVVLTFTFLQDYLGLLKSETLPSYGILFYLIFALCAFLVMYSLAYIDYEKCYTKIYNESADRRIKLAETLRQLPMAFFGKKDTADLSSLIMEDATQIEMLFSHAVPQIFAAAISMSVMGLSMFFYDWRMSLAIFWVVPVGFLVFYLSKQKMQRNHDVIYAQRLLISEQIQNGMDMVQEIKSYNQETHYLDTLNQTLDEYENKLINLELLGGALLNISYSMLKLGLPSVIIIGAWLFSQDTISLFTYLVFLILVGRIYDPFIDVMNHFALLLYLNVRIKRMKEMDAMPRQTGNKTFNPTHFDIEFKAVNFSYQTGMKTLQDVSFVAKQGEVTALIGPSGGGKSTVAKLAARFWDIDSGEILLGGQNISEIEPEVLLAHFAIVFQDVALFNSTIMENIRLGRKDATDEEVKEAARIAQCVEFIERLPQGYDTLIGENGEKLSGGERQRISIARALLKDAPVILLDEATASLDARNECKIQQAISALIKNKTVLIIAHRMRTVVNADKIVTIKAGQVVETGTPEILKTQNGVFSMMLKAQNN; via the coding sequence ATGATTAAGTTTTTCCAGAACCATTTTGCCCTTAGTGAAACAGGTGCAAAAGACTTACGTACCGCTATTTTCTGGCGTACCTTATTAAATTTAAGTATGATGTTACCTGTCGTCCTTACATTTACTTTTTTACAAGATTATTTAGGGCTACTCAAATCAGAAACGCTACCATCATACGGCATCTTATTTTATCTTATTTTTGCATTATGTGCTTTTTTAGTAATGTACAGTTTAGCTTATATTGATTACGAAAAGTGTTATACCAAAATATACAATGAAAGTGCTGACCGTCGTATTAAATTAGCCGAAACCCTACGCCAACTACCTATGGCATTTTTTGGTAAAAAAGATACCGCCGATTTAAGCTCTCTAATTATGGAAGATGCCACCCAAATAGAAATGCTGTTTTCTCACGCTGTACCTCAGATTTTTGCCGCAGCCATCAGTATGAGCGTAATGGGCTTATCAATGTTCTTTTACGATTGGCGAATGAGTTTGGCAATATTTTGGGTCGTCCCTGTCGGTTTTTTGGTATTTTATTTATCTAAACAAAAAATGCAACGCAATCACGATGTTATCTATGCTCAACGACTGCTAATAAGTGAACAAATCCAAAATGGTATGGATATGGTGCAAGAGATTAAATCTTATAACCAAGAAACCCACTATTTAGACACTCTCAATCAAACCCTAGATGAATATGAGAATAAATTGATTAATCTTGAATTGCTCGGAGGTGCTTTATTAAATATCTCTTACTCTATGCTAAAACTTGGATTACCGAGTGTCATTATCATTGGTGCGTGGCTATTTTCTCAAGATACTATCAGTCTATTCACCTATTTAGTTTTTTTAATTCTTGTTGGACGTATCTATGACCCATTTATAGATGTAATGAACCATTTTGCATTGTTACTGTATCTTAATGTTCGTATTAAGCGTATGAAAGAAATGGACGCAATGCCAAGACAAACAGGGAATAAAACATTTAATCCAACTCATTTTGATATTGAATTTAAGGCTGTTAATTTTAGCTATCAAACAGGAATGAAAACTTTACAAGATGTTAGTTTTGTCGCAAAACAAGGAGAAGTCACTGCTCTGATTGGTCCTTCAGGTGGAGGTAAAAGTACTGTTGCCAAACTTGCAGCTCGCTTTTGGGATATAGATAGTGGTGAGATCTTATTGGGTGGTCAAAATATCAGTGAGATTGAACCAGAAGTATTGCTTGCTCATTTTGCTATCGTATTTCAAGATGTTGCACTATTTAATAGTACTATAATGGAAAATATTCGTCTTGGTCGCAAAGATGCAACAGATGAAGAAGTGAAAGAGGCAGCTCGTATTGCACAATGTGTTGAATTTATTGAACGTTTACCACAAGGCTATGACACCCTTATCGGTGAAAATGGTGAAAAATTGTCAGGAGGTGAACGTCAGCGTATATCTATTGCACGTGCATTACTAAAAGATGCGCCTGTTATTTTGCTAGATGAAGCCACCGCTAGTCTTGACGCTAGAAATGAATGCAAAATTCAACAAGCTATTAGTGCGTTAATAAAAAACAAAACGGTACTTATTATTGCTCACCGTATGCGTACTGTTGTTAATGCCGATAAAATTGTGACAATTAAAGCAGGGCAAGTAGTTGAAACGGGTACACCTGAAATCTTAAAAACACAAAATGGCGTATTTTCAATGATGTTAAAAGCACAAAATAATTAA
- a CDS encoding ABC transporter ATP-binding protein encodes MKTKPHLLKRLTPYMGEKKYLLATSLALSAISATLGLLPFVFLWLIAKELFASQPDLSNVGWYAGGTLGSALLAMLLYFLALTSSHLAAFRTEVGMRKIGMQRIMNMPLGFFDHNQSGKIRKIIDDNASQTHTFLAHQLPDLSATIIAPLLMLLLMLVIDWQLGLVSLIPIALGFISMSFMMSKSGEEFRQKYMDHLEEMSSESVEYVRGIPIVKTFGQSVYAFTRFVDSITRYKETVYTYTLLFQKQMAFYTVIMQSAAFFLVPFTLFFISNDNLGQTLSNIIFYLLIAPNFTLLFMRSMQFQHFTSVTKQCLDHFDTILDYPEMTFVPESEMPKTFDVEFKNVVFAYDGSDRNAVDGISFTINAGETVALIGTSGGGKTTIARLLARFWDVKSGEILIGGQNIKTLSRQTLMNCIAFVFQNTKLFKLSLRDNITYGKTNASESEIDRAIDLSQSREIIDNLPEGLETQVGKEGIYLSGGEQQRIALARAILKDSPIVLLDEATAFADPENEHLIQQALQELSKGKTTLMIAHRLTTVQQADKILVIDNGKIVQSGTHSQLLTEGGLYQQMWNEYQQAIDWKLDNVGGAK; translated from the coding sequence ATGAAAACAAAACCACATTTACTTAAAAGATTAACACCTTATATGGGTGAGAAAAAATATTTACTCGCCACATCTTTGGCATTATCTGCAATTTCTGCAACATTAGGTTTATTACCCTTTGTTTTTCTTTGGTTAATTGCCAAAGAGTTATTTGCCTCCCAACCTGATCTCAGTAATGTAGGTTGGTATGCTGGGGGAACATTGGGATCTGCCCTGTTGGCGATGTTACTCTATTTTTTAGCCTTAACTTCTTCACATCTTGCTGCTTTTCGTACAGAAGTCGGTATGCGAAAAATAGGTATGCAACGCATTATGAATATGCCTTTAGGCTTTTTTGATCATAATCAAAGCGGTAAAATACGTAAAATTATTGATGATAATGCCAGTCAAACTCATACTTTTTTAGCACATCAATTGCCCGATTTATCTGCAACTATTATCGCTCCTCTGCTTATGTTGTTACTAATGCTTGTAATTGATTGGCAATTGGGACTAGTTTCATTAATCCCAATTGCCTTAGGATTTATCTCAATGAGTTTTATGATGAGTAAAAGTGGAGAAGAATTTCGTCAAAAATATATGGATCACCTTGAAGAAATGAGCAGTGAATCTGTTGAATATGTACGTGGTATTCCAATAGTAAAAACATTTGGACAAAGTGTCTATGCCTTTACTCGTTTTGTAGATAGTATTACTCGCTATAAAGAAACGGTTTATACTTACACCCTTTTATTTCAAAAACAAATGGCATTTTATACTGTCATTATGCAATCTGCTGCATTTTTTCTTGTACCATTTACGCTATTTTTTATCAGCAATGACAACCTTGGACAAACACTGAGTAATATCATTTTTTACCTACTTATTGCACCTAATTTTACTTTGTTATTTATGCGTAGTATGCAGTTTCAGCATTTTACTAGTGTAACAAAACAATGTCTTGATCACTTTGATACTATTTTAGACTATCCTGAGATGACATTTGTCCCTGAAAGCGAAATGCCAAAAACGTTTGATGTAGAATTTAAAAATGTAGTGTTTGCCTATGATGGTAGCGATCGTAACGCAGTAGATGGCATCAGTTTTACTATTAATGCAGGTGAAACTGTTGCACTTATTGGTACATCAGGAGGAGGAAAAACCACTATTGCACGTTTATTAGCACGTTTTTGGGACGTAAAATCAGGGGAGATATTGATAGGTGGACAAAATATTAAGACCTTATCTCGCCAAACATTAATGAATTGTATTGCTTTTGTATTTCAAAATACGAAATTATTTAAACTATCTCTAAGGGATAATATTACCTATGGCAAAACAAATGCGAGTGAAAGTGAAATTGATCGAGCCATTGATTTATCTCAAAGTCGTGAAATTATTGATAATCTACCAGAAGGATTAGAGACTCAGGTTGGAAAAGAAGGAATTTATTTATCAGGTGGTGAACAACAACGTATCGCTTTAGCAAGAGCAATTTTAAAAGATTCACCCATTGTACTTTTAGATGAAGCTACTGCCTTTGCTGATCCTGAAAATGAACATCTTATTCAACAGGCTTTACAAGAACTCAGTAAAGGAAAAACCACATTAATGATTGCACACCGTTTAACGACTGTGCAACAGGCAGATAAAATTTTAGTGATTGATAATGGTAAAATTGTACAAAGTGGTACACATTCACAGCTTCTTACTGAAGGTGGATTATATCAACAAATGTGGAATGAATATCAACAAGCAATAGATTGGAAACTTGATAATGTAGGAGGTGCAAAATGA
- the aroA gene encoding 3-phosphoshikimate 1-carboxyvinyltransferase, giving the protein MKKLTLSPISKIDGEINLLGSKSLSNRALLLSALATGTTKITNLLDSDDTRYMLNALKELGVKYQLSDDKTVCEIHGVGGAFGIQNGLSLFLGNAGTAMRPLAAALCLKGNKDAEIVLTGEPRMKERPILHLVDALRQIGAKIEYLENDGYPPIAIQNSGLQGGKVKIDGSISSQFLTALLMVSPLVEGDLEIEIIGDLVSKPYIDITLVMMKDFGVTVQNDNYQKFHIKGNQHYISPNQYLVEGDASSASYFLAAAAIKGKVKVTGICKNSIQGDRLFVDVLEEMGAKVTWGSDFVEVERGELKGIDMDMNHIPDAAMTIATTTLFAKGETVIRNIYNWRVKETDRLTAMATELRKVGAEVEEREDFIRIQPLALEQFKQAEIETYDDHRMAMCFSLIALSNTPVTILDPDCTAKTFPSFFEEFKRVCC; this is encoded by the coding sequence ATGAAAAAACTAACCCTTTCCCCAATCTCCAAAATAGACGGAGAAATTAATTTACTTGGCTCTAAGAGCCTATCTAACCGTGCGTTATTACTTTCCGCATTAGCCACTGGAACAACTAAAATCACCAATCTGTTAGACAGCGATGATACTCGATATATGCTGAATGCGTTAAAAGAGTTAGGGGTAAAATACCAACTTTCTGATGATAAAACAGTATGTGAAATTCACGGTGTGGGTGGAGCATTTGGTATACAAAATGGTTTGTCGCTATTTTTGGGAAATGCAGGAACGGCAATGCGTCCATTAGCGGCTGCACTATGTCTAAAAGGCAATAAAGATGCCGAAATCGTGCTAACAGGTGAACCTCGTATGAAAGAGCGTCCTATTCTTCATTTAGTGGATGCATTACGTCAAATTGGGGCTAAAATTGAATATTTAGAGAATGATGGCTATCCTCCTATTGCAATTCAAAATAGTGGTTTGCAAGGTGGAAAAGTTAAGATTGACGGTTCGATTTCCAGTCAGTTTTTAACCGCACTTTTAATGGTTTCACCTCTTGTTGAGGGAGATTTAGAAATTGAAATTATCGGTGATTTAGTTTCTAAACCTTATATTGATATTACCCTCGTAATGATGAAAGATTTTGGTGTAACGGTGCAAAATGATAATTACCAAAAATTCCATATAAAAGGCAATCAGCACTATATTTCACCAAACCAATATTTAGTTGAAGGCGATGCTTCCTCAGCCTCTTATTTTTTAGCAGCAGCTGCCATTAAAGGTAAAGTTAAAGTCACTGGAATTTGTAAAAATTCGATTCAAGGTGACCGCTTGTTTGTCGATGTATTAGAAGAAATGGGGGCAAAAGTCACGTGGGGAAGTGATTTTGTGGAAGTAGAAAGAGGGGAGTTAAAGGGCATTGATATGGATATGAACCATATTCCTGATGCTGCGATGACCATTGCAACCACCACTCTTTTTGCTAAAGGGGAAACCGTTATTCGTAATATTTATAATTGGCGAGTTAAGGAAACCGACCGCTTAACCGCAATGGCAACAGAATTACGTAAAGTAGGAGCAGAAGTAGAAGAGCGCGAAGACTTTATCCGTATTCAACCTTTAGCATTAGAGCAGTTTAAACAGGCTGAAATTGAAACTTATGATGATCATCGAATGGCAATGTGTTTTTCGTTGATTGCATTATCAAATACCCCTGTAACCATTTTAGATCCTGACTGTACGGCAAAAACTTTTCCGAGTTTTTTTGAGGAGTTTAAGAGGGTTTGTTGTTAG
- a CDS encoding YcxB family protein yields the protein MNIQITQHINKEYYLEYYAEWLKYKSKLRKYEQLIGIMAIIMSVLTYIFYKEYYYLSIGLLIFGIIRIYDYYSSKQKWLKERLESKALNNTIQIIFSDEGIETCSEFGNAKMNWDFISNFVMTERGLILIPENGISIYLQKNCFRNTEDLNLIIQRINNDNL from the coding sequence ATGAACATTCAAATAACTCAACATATAAACAAGGAATACTATTTAGAATATTACGCAGAATGGTTGAAATATAAAAGTAAATTAAGAAAATATGAACAGTTAATTGGCATAATGGCAATTATAATGAGCGTCCTTACCTATATTTTTTATAAGGAATATTATTATCTCAGTATTGGGTTGTTGATCTTTGGAATCATTAGAATTTATGACTATTATTCTTCAAAACAAAAATGGCTAAAAGAAAGGTTAGAAAGTAAAGCTCTTAATAATACAATTCAGATTATATTCAGTGATGAAGGTATTGAAACCTGTAGTGAATTTGGGAATGCTAAAATGAATTGGGATTTTATCTCAAATTTTGTTATGACTGAAAGAGGTTTAATTCTAATACCTGAAAATGGAATTAGTATTTATCTACAAAAAAACTGCTTCAGAAATACAGAAGATCTAAATTTGATCATTCAGAGAATAAATAATGATAATCTGTAA
- a CDS encoding metal-dependent hydrolase: MDILTHTLSGIAVGTVVSSFSPKGFKHKTGIVLLSGLAGALPDSDVISLWSQFDSTIGAFFNLPVSGKVIYSAKYWYSHHAFMHSAMAALLFAMIVGLLNTLFSSLNKSKFLMVSFFCAFLMHLFEDMPTPASTWGGVNFFFPSNNYIGGTGDIWWWNNYDLFLIVLSIVLLNLLFTFIRNFIRFDLRKVTTSIFILGFACVIFQVKTRDVSFAYSGYSKNYAQFEQKSKQIQKEILGEWLYNIMERFDNQLKIYF; encoded by the coding sequence ATGGATATTCTAACTCATACTTTATCTGGTATCGCCGTTGGTACAGTGGTATCAAGCTTTTCACCTAAAGGATTTAAGCACAAAACAGGAATTGTATTACTTTCAGGGTTGGCGGGAGCATTGCCTGATTCTGATGTAATCAGTTTATGGTCGCAATTTGATTCTACAATAGGTGCGTTTTTTAATCTTCCTGTTAGTGGCAAGGTGATTTATTCCGCAAAATATTGGTATTCACACCACGCTTTTATGCATAGTGCGATGGCGGCTTTATTGTTTGCTATGATAGTGGGGTTACTAAATACACTTTTTAGTTCGTTGAATAAAAGTAAATTCTTAATGGTCAGTTTTTTCTGTGCGTTTTTAATGCACTTATTTGAAGATATGCCAACCCCTGCTTCTACTTGGGGTGGGGTAAACTTCTTTTTCCCGTCAAATAATTATATTGGTGGCACAGGTGATATTTGGTGGTGGAATAATTACGATCTTTTTCTGATTGTGTTGAGTATTGTGCTCCTTAATCTGCTTTTTACTTTTATCCGAAACTTTATTCGTTTTGATCTTAGAAAAGTCACTACAAGTATTTTTATACTTGGTTTTGCTTGTGTGATTTTTCAGGTTAAAACTCGTGATGTTAGTTTTGCTTATTCAGGTTATTCCAAAAACTATGCTCAGTTTGAACAAAAATCGAAACAAATTCAAAAAGAGATATTAGGGGAGTGGTTGTATAACATAATGGAAAGGTTTGATAATCAGTTGAAAATTTATTTTTAG
- the acnB gene encoding bifunctional aconitate hydratase 2/2-methylisocitrate dehydratase: protein MTNFLDTYQQHVDERAAEGIIPQPLNAEQTAQLVELLKQPPQGKEEYLLSLLENRIPAGVDEAAYVKASFLSAIVNNEVSSPLISTQYAVELLGTMQGGYNIEPLLMALDNDTLAPVATKALSSTLLMFDAFHDVSERAKKGNAFAQQILESWANAEWFLSRPKLAEKITVTVFKVTGETNTDDLSPAQDAWSRPDIPLHAKAMLKNSRDGIVADKEGEIGPLTLIEELKQKGFPLTYVGDVVGTGSSRKSATNSVLWHMGEDIPYIPNKRAGGVVLGGKIAPIFFNTLEDAGALPIEVDVSKLAMGDIIDIYPYEGKICKHNSDEVLAEFTLKTQILLDEVRAGGRIPLIIGRGLTHKARMELGLPESDIFLKPQDVASSKKGFTLAQKMVGKACGVKGIRPNQYCEPMMTSVGSQDTTGPMTRDELKDLACLGFSADLVMQSFCHTAAYPKPIDVNTHHTLPDFIMNRGGVSLRPGDGVIHSWLNRMLLPDTVGTGGDSHTRFPIGISFPAGSGLVAFAAATGVMPLDMPESVLVRFSGEMQQGITLRDLVHAIPYYAIQQGLLTVEKAGKKNIFSGRILEIEGLEHLKVEQAFELSDASAERSAAACTIKLDKEPIIEYLNSNIVLLKWMISEGYGDARTLERRIKEMEKWLANPELMEADEDAEYAAVIDIDLNEIKEPILCVPNDPDDARLLSEVQNTGIDEVFIGSCMTNIGHFRAAGKLLNQFEDVIPTRLWIAPPTKMDAALLTEEGYYNIYGKSGARIEMPGCSLCMGNQARVEAKSTVVSTSTRNFPNRLGQGANVYLSSAELASVAAILGKLPTPEEYQSYVANLDNDKEDTYRYLNFDKISSYTDKSDTVIFQSEV, encoded by the coding sequence ATGACAAATTTTTTAGACACCTATCAACAACACGTTGATGAACGAGCCGCAGAAGGTATCATTCCTCAACCCTTAAATGCGGAACAAACCGCTCAATTAGTTGAATTACTTAAACAACCGCCACAAGGCAAAGAAGAGTATTTGCTTTCACTCTTGGAAAATCGCATTCCAGCAGGGGTTGATGAAGCCGCTTATGTTAAAGCCTCTTTTCTTTCTGCTATCGTTAATAATGAAGTCTCCTCACCCCTTATTTCTACACAATATGCGGTTGAATTATTAGGTACAATGCAGGGGGGATACAATATTGAGCCATTATTAATGGCGTTAGATAATGATACATTAGCCCCTGTGGCAACAAAGGCGCTCTCCTCTACTCTTTTAATGTTTGACGCCTTTCACGATGTATCAGAGCGAGCGAAAAAAGGCAATGCCTTTGCACAACAAATTTTAGAGTCTTGGGCAAATGCAGAGTGGTTTTTATCTCGTCCTAAATTAGCCGAAAAAATTACCGTAACGGTATTTAAAGTAACAGGTGAAACCAATACCGATGATCTCTCCCCTGCTCAAGATGCGTGGTCTCGCCCTGATATTCCACTGCACGCTAAAGCAATGCTGAAAAATAGCCGTGATGGAATTGTCGCAGATAAAGAGGGTGAAATAGGTCCATTAACCTTAATCGAAGAATTAAAACAAAAAGGCTTTCCGCTGACTTATGTTGGTGATGTCGTTGGAACAGGATCTTCTCGTAAATCAGCAACCAATTCCGTATTATGGCATATGGGAGAAGATATTCCTTATATTCCAAATAAACGTGCTGGCGGTGTAGTATTAGGCGGTAAGATTGCACCTATTTTTTTCAATACCCTTGAAGATGCAGGTGCATTACCTATTGAAGTGGATGTGAGCAAATTAGCGATGGGTGATATCATTGATATTTATCCTTATGAAGGCAAAATTTGTAAACATAATAGTGATGAAGTCTTAGCTGAATTTACCTTAAAAACTCAAATTTTATTAGACGAAGTACGTGCTGGTGGACGTATTCCATTAATTATTGGACGTGGCTTAACTCATAAAGCACGTATGGAATTAGGATTACCTGAAAGCGATATATTTTTAAAACCACAAGATGTGGCAAGCAGTAAAAAAGGTTTTACCCTTGCACAAAAAATGGTAGGAAAAGCCTGTGGTGTAAAAGGTATTCGCCCTAATCAATATTGTGAACCAATGATGACTTCTGTTGGCTCTCAAGATACTACAGGACCAATGACCCGTGATGAATTAAAAGATCTTGCTTGCTTAGGCTTTTCTGCAGATTTGGTTATGCAATCTTTTTGTCATACCGCTGCCTATCCAAAACCCATTGATGTAAACACACATCATACCCTTCCTGATTTTATTATGAATCGAGGCGGTGTTTCACTTCGCCCCGGTGATGGTGTTATTCACTCGTGGTTAAACCGTATGTTACTCCCTGATACTGTCGGAACAGGCGGTGATTCACATACTCGCTTCCCTATTGGTATCTCATTTCCTGCTGGCTCTGGTTTAGTCGCTTTTGCTGCAGCAACAGGAGTAATGCCGTTAGATATGCCAGAATCTGTATTAGTACGTTTTAGTGGAGAAATGCAACAAGGCATTACATTGCGTGACCTTGTTCACGCTATTCCTTATTATGCAATTCAACAAGGATTATTAACCGTTGAAAAAGCAGGTAAGAAAAATATTTTCTCAGGGCGTATTCTGGAAATTGAAGGTTTAGAACACTTAAAAGTAGAACAAGCTTTTGAACTTTCAGATGCCTCAGCAGAACGCTCTGCAGCCGCTTGTACCATTAAACTGGATAAAGAACCAATCATTGAATACCTAAATTCAAATATTGTGTTACTCAAATGGATGATTTCAGAAGGCTATGGTGATGCGCGTACCCTTGAACGTCGTATTAAAGAAATGGAAAAATGGCTCGCTAATCCAGAATTAATGGAAGCGGATGAAGATGCAGAATATGCTGCGGTGATTGATATCGACTTAAATGAAATCAAGGAACCTATTCTCTGTGTACCTAACGATCCTGATGATGCTCGCCTACTTTCTGAAGTGCAAAATACGGGCATTGATGAAGTCTTTATCGGTTCTTGTATGACCAATATTGGACATTTCCGTGCAGCAGGTAAACTTCTTAATCAATTTGAAGATGTGATCCCAACTCGTTTATGGATTGCTCCTCCAACAAAAATGGACGCAGCTCTACTGACAGAAGAAGGCTATTACAATATTTATGGTAAGAGTGGTGCAAGAATTGAAATGCCGGGTTGTTCGCTCTGTATGGGTAACCAAGCTCGTGTAGAAGCAAAATCCACAGTCGTTTCAACCTCAACGCGTAACTTCCCTAACAGACTAGGACAAGGTGCTAATGTTTACCTCTCTTCTGCAGAACTCGCTTCTGTAGCCGCTATTTTAGGTAAATTACCAACTCCTGAAGAATATCAATCTTATGTAGCAAATTTAGATAATGATAAAGAAGATACTTATCGTTATTTAAACTTTGATAAAATAAGCAGTTATACCGATAAATCAGATACGGTTATTTTCCAATCTGAAGTATAA